In Scomber japonicus isolate fScoJap1 chromosome 3, fScoJap1.pri, whole genome shotgun sequence, the genomic window TTACACTCCAACATTTGCTTTCAAGACGCACACATTTGCATGGGAtgatagtgttttttttgtttttttctttcaaggtAACATAAAATGGTCCAAGAAGGAATGCACAAGTTTCTGATTTGATACCACAGGAGATCCTTTCTTAACTAGGTGATAAACAATTGTGCTCTTCTTTGTGTAGGAAAGGCATTGGTTTCCCTTCGTTTTTGTGGTGTCCAAGTCAGTTTAAACAGTGTTGAAGAAGATGCTGTGAACATTCTGAAGTTGTAATGGTCTTCCAGTCAACTTTGGAGTTAAAAGAACATCTGGGAAACAAAGAAACTGAAATTTAGAATTTAACAAATCTATACTGATCTgacctttttaaatttaaaaccaTAATGGGCAAAGTCAGATTGAACAAAAAgctacacagtcacacagattGACTTCAGAACTTGACTACATATACATTGAACTGCCTACAGTTCAATACATATCTACAACCAACTAGGCTGCAAAGTGAGTCGTGTGAAGTTGTGGTATAGTTTCTTTTTCTGGGGGATAACTGTCAATTTTAAGTGGCTGAAAATGATGATGTGAGATGCACCAATTGGCCACTAATaacgcttttccactatacagttgtAGCACCACTCAGCTCGACTCTACTCCGTCTGgtaccaggaacgaccttttccatgaCTTCATGGTACCTACTTCACCCTGGGttgggtcgtcatagcacggctgcgcgaaactgctgtgactttgttttatacgcggcacaaacacataaacaatggaggataTCGAGGCAATGGTGTACTTAAAGCTCAGTCTGTGGCTTTTTGTCACAAAcagagcaagagaagagaaacgaaTTGCTGTAATGCTGTTACCGGTGTTTAAAAAtgctgggtttgattcttgtgtgggacgtcacgctcatgactcttccagtgacgacactctgaccaatcagtggctggcagtctgttgatgtcacattttagtatcggctcggctcgcttggaacctcggcagagcaggtattaaaaagtaccaggtactatccctaatggAAAAGCTGAGTAGTACTacaactgtatagtggaaaagccccATAAGAAATGCCCATCCCCAAAAtcttgtgtaaaaaaaagaaaaaaagaaaaaaagaaatccgcTAATCAAATACTAGAAGCAGCTACCCTCCTGATGTTTGTCTAGCGTCTACTGAAAATGTAGAGGGGAGAATGTTGATTTCATTGGTCAAAAGAGAAAGCCCAGATTAATTCAATGCTAGCAACACAAATTAAGACTAATAAACAGAAAGACATTTCATTGGACAGACAACACTTGGAGCTAGAAGCGGACGCAAGTAGTGCAAGAGCACGCTGGTGACCACTCCAGCCAGGAAAAAGAAGAGCAAAAGTGCAACTACAGGTTTTTGGTAGGAATAGCCTTTGGTGAGGATGTaagaaaatgtgaaacaattaaaaagaaTTATAACCTTCAGGCTTCAATTCCAGATCTTCAGAAAACTGTCCCAGGATCCTGTTGCAACTGCCATGCCATCATCAGTAACTCCCAGGCAGCTAACACGGTTGTCATGTCCAGCCAACACACCTAAAAGATCAGCACAGTTTTACTTTAGTCAACAGGACTAAAAAGAAGACAGTTAACAGGTTCATTTGTATGGTCAGTGTATGTAGCCATCTTACATCTCATTATTAACCCAAGATTGTTTTTCTAACATGGAGGAAATGGGATCAGTTATAGTCTACTCACCAGCACGGTCAGCTTTTAGTGTGTCCCACACATTACAGTTGAAGTCATCATATCCCGCCAGAAGAAGACGGCCACTCTTCGAGAATGCAACAGAGGTGATGCCACATATGATGTTGTCATGAGAGTAGATCATTAATTCCTGATCAGCACGCAGATCAAACAGCCTGCAGGTGGCATCATCAGAGCCCGTGGCAAAGGCATTGCCATTAGGGAAGAACTGAAAATTACAGAAGAGACATTATTAACACACGATAAAGGAATACACAAAAAAGGTCATCTGTACCAAAGTGCAATTTCAACAAACAAACTACTTAGTTTGCTACAGTTTTGATTTTTTGAGTAACTTACACAGATGGCATTGATGTCAGATTCATGGCCAGTAAATGTCTGTCTGCACATGCCCTCTCGAACGTCCCAGAGTTTAGCAGAGGCATCACAAGCACCAGAGACGAATAACCGTGAGTCAGGGGCCAACGACAGGCTCATGACATCACCTGTGTGTCCAGCAAATGTGGTTGTCTGCTGGCCAGTCTCAATGTCCCAAAGtgcactaaaaacaaaacacaagattAAGACAGCTGTTCCTCTAACTTCCTAGtttttgcattaaaatgttgatttgatAATAACTCAGTGATGCATCTCTATGTAGGCAATCCTTTTACTCACCAAGTGGTATCGCCAGAGCTTGTAACAATCTGGTTGTCATCAAGAAAGCGACAACAGGACAGGTATCCTGATAATGAAGGAATCAATAGTTgagttatcaatacgttattaAATGTCATGTTATATAATTAGTAGTGTACTCCAATATTTGTACAAATATGTATAATCAGCATTCATAACAGTAAATAAGTAAGCTGCTGGTTACAGATGCTggtattcattgtttttttaagcacAATCTTTCTCAGATAAGCGGGTGTATTGCCCGCGGTAGTCATGCATTCTCTAGGTACATTTTCCGAGTgactttatacattttttttccatctctaaGCTCTGAATCTCTTCATTATCATATATGGTAGATTGGATGAAAGGTAAAAACTGCTAACTGTACAAATTTCCTAAAAATGttgtgaaaaaacatttaagaatagttttaaattctgtttaaCCTATGATCTGCTAATTCCcttaaaatgattttacaatGCTATTGTTTTAACTTCATGTTTTAATAGCTATAGGCAATAATATACAAAGATAATATTAAACAGTTCTGTAATTTGCTTAATAAGTGATGTGACAGATGAAAAAGGTCAGTCATATACCTGTATGTCCAGCGAGCTCACGGCTCACACGTACATTCCCCTCGCGTGTTTTCAGGTTGTAAATGGAGCAGATGTTGTCTAAACCACCACAGGCCACATAATTTCCTGATGGTGCATATGCGCAAGTCATGACCCAGGAAGATCGAAGTGGAATGGCATGAACCTGAAACAAAggtgaaacacacaaacatattaatTCACTTCATTTTTATCAAAGAAAATTAAGGTCGAGTAGCCAGTTTTACTAATCTggtaaagaaagaaatgcaccttctttttgaatttttttttaaattattggtGAAAACATAAAATGACTCCTTTTAAGTCCTAAGGAACTTCTCAAAAAACCAAGATGCCACTCTAACTAGGGAATGTACAATATGACCAGCGTCATACCTGTAGGTACTAGAGTCTTATATACAATTCAAGGTCTAAGTAATTCTAATGTAAGGCCGACTGCTGTTTTTCTCCCAAGGCTAAAATCAGAGTGACATCCACGCcaggtcaccaaggggagcatCTATGACCCAAAAAATAAGCGCAAGTGAAACGAGAGAGCACAGAAAGTACTTTTGGGCATTAGACACATCCTGTATAATCATGGCCGGATCTTTTCCATTGTGATCGAAACATGATAGTACATTTCAATCAATGAGCCGCTACTTAGTACCACTCCCAGACAGCAAAATGCAGCAGTCTAATTTAACGAAGGCTGAAACTAGCAGCGTTTCTCTTTGTGAGGCCCTTTATGCATTAAGGTATCCGATATACAATTCTGACCTCAATCTAGCCGGCAATCCTCTCAGTAGGTGTACACATACATTGGAAGGACGACCCTTTAATCTTTTAATTCCCCCAGTTTCCCCTCGTATCAAGCTCAATGTATATTTAATTGCATGTAGATGGCCTTCACCTGCAGTCTAAACTACTATTCAAGTTGTTTAATGATTGTGAATGATACAGATTCAACTACTACTACATGAATCCACCTTGAAAAGCATTACTTACCTTATTTGTGGTATAACTGTCCCAAATAATGAGTTTGCCATCTTGAGAGGCACTGACCAAGAGCCTATAAAAATGAGAGCAGTAATGTATTATACCTCAAAAAACAAGGAATAATGACTAAAGAATAAAGATGTTGACCAAACTGAAAACTTGAGAGCATCAAATAGCTGTTTTCAAATTGAAGAGTATTAACCATATCCATACTTCAGTTAGGCTGCATCGTACTTTtgattgaaacaatgttaacaaaTACACCATAAGTCATATATTTCAGGCATTATATATACCTGGAATCTGTTCCCCAATGCATGGCATAGATTTTAGCTAGGTGACCCCGCAGCGTTCGTCTTGTACGCATCTGGATTCGTCCAACGGGGTCAATATTAGCTGTGATCTGCAAAACATCATACACTCTGGTTCATTTCTGACGCTGTACATCGtgtcattatttaatatttgtcggcaacctttttttccacagcagaaacaaaactaaaactaaacaagaagaaaacaaaaacatgcagccACCCTACCGATATTTATAAAAGGTCAGACTAATGTAACATTACAGTTACTTGCAGTCGGCTATGTTTGGTGTTGCTATTAGAAGAAATGAGTAGGGCCCAGAATAAATGTCGGCAGTCGACCATCTATATCTCCCTACTAGTTGTTCAAACAGTGAACACTACTTCAGTGAACAAGTGAATGAATCTAGCTTCTCAATGATCCGATGCTCTGCAATGGGGAGCGCAGTTAGAGGTGTAAGCTAGGTTAGCGAGAACAGCCGGATCAACGCTCCCATTCAAACAGACAAAATTTGGGAAATGAACACTGGATTCACAGAGGAAAGTCAGTCTGTTGAGTTACTGCAGAGCAAagtggacagtgtgtgtgtgtgtgtgagaacaagTACACAGTGCCTTTTCCACTAACCTCGCAACAGATGAGAAcacctgtaaccatggtaactataCACAACAAAGATTGTGACAGCTGTAGCCTCAAAATGCTTGGCAATGCATGAAAAAAATTTGACTTAACTGATACTGACAAAAATGTAAGtgtcttttctcattttaataaaCGAACATTCATTTTTGAGAAAAGACTGTAACTTAAACTACATAAAATAAGCTGCCAAAATGAACTGTTTTTTCAGATCAAACCCTTTTCAACCTAACAGACTGTTTAGTTAAATGTTACCTGTGATAATGTGGCATCTGCACATGCTTTCCTGGCAtcctgaaaagaagaaaagtcaaatCATTAGGGCAAAACTTCTCCATCTATGTTTGATTTACAGGCTTACATTGACAAAACTAACATGTAAATGGCATTTTTGACGACACCTGATGGTATGTGGTATGGgaaagtgtttttaaagaaacGATTTGTTACTCACTCTGATCTGATTTTTGAGCTGCTCTGCCTCTTGGCGTAACTGGTCCAGTTCACTCATTTTATTCTGCTTTTTCAATTACTCTTCTCCAGCTACCGGGGCACTTGTTGatctaaaaaaagaacagataGAACCACTTTAATCGTTCGTACAAATCTTCATTTTAATTTCGAGGTCATGTTTTGTAAAGTGAAGTGGGTCCAAACCCAAACCAAGAGTTGCTGGTAGAAGAGACTCATCGTCGGCGTAATTGACGTTTCAATGACTGAATTGTTTACGTACGTTATAGGAGATGTACAGTTCATGGTTCACCCTTACTTTCCCCACCTCAATGTCACCAACATAATCCAGACACACAATTTAGATTGCCGGACAAATCCTGTTAAGGCATGACTTTCCAATGATCCGAAAAGCAGTCATTATCCTGTTGACCTCAATCCCTGGGATACTCAGAATTTTAGCCAAGTGATCAATAAGCCACTTATATTAATACAAAGCCTGGAGCCACATTCAAAGTTCatctaataaaatgtttttttaaaaactcaagtCATGGTCGAGTAGCGTGCTGCAGATATAATAAACATACCTTAAACTACATGGAGTCCCTTTAATCAGAGCAAATACAATTCTTTCAAGTCATTTCGAGACAGTTATTTTAGAGAAGCCACAAAAAACCCTCAACACACCAGCTCCATTTGCAAGGACTgtaaaaaactatttcaaaGATTACTTaacaacatatatacacactccATATGTTCTGTATTTCTGAatttaagaaaacaaaacagaaaataaatggtAAAAGCATATTAATGTCAGTATTCAGTTTATATTAtgttaattaaaacaatttaatatCAAACTTTGTGGCATATTGTGACGCATATGAAAATCTAACTGCTTGGTGTCCTAGTCTGCTCGTTTCTGATAATAAAAAGCTATTTTTCAAAACAACAGTATGGTGGCAGCAAGACCACGAGCAACCCCCATATGAACTTCTAATAATCAGTAAACTGTCTCACTTAAAATAAAGTCAGTAGTTAGTGAATATGGTCACTGATATCTCACCAACTCTACTCATCCTGGAAAAATGATAACCCTGAGCTCAGATTCATCTAATTAATTATTCAAGAGCATCGAAcattagaaacacatttctaGTAATAATAGAATGTGCATGCAGACACAATGCCATCTCTAACAACGTTcagaaaacaataacaaaagcCTGCAATTTTGACCAAATGTGACACCAGTTAGGACTATTTAAGGCTTACAGTGCTGTTACAGTACGGACTCTGCTGAATCAACCCGAAACAAAGACAAACTTCCTTTCAAAGGAAACCATCAAGTGATATCTAACATGACACTGGAAGACTACAAGGAGGAAAACACATGAAGTATCACTTAAAAACTACAATCTATGCAAGATGCTAATTGGTCTTTTTATAAACCCTACAACAGAAACTCACATTACACATCTAACAGTTAAAAGTTCAACATTATGATACGAAAAAATTATACACTTGATAAACTAAGttactaaaaaactaaaatgcagTGTAAATTTAACACAGTTAGCAGACATAAACTCATTGACTTTGACCAACCTTTCCTTCCTGGTTACCTTACCTGGTGTATTTCAGTCTCGAGGCCTATGTTACAGCAGGTTTCAGGACAAGAGTGA contains:
- the gnb1b gene encoding guanine nucleotide binding protein (G protein), beta polypeptide 1b; amino-acid sequence: MSELDQLRQEAEQLKNQIRDARKACADATLSQITANIDPVGRIQMRTRRTLRGHLAKIYAMHWGTDSRLLVSASQDGKLIIWDSYTTNKVHAIPLRSSWVMTCAYAPSGNYVACGGLDNICSIYNLKTREGNVRVSRELAGHTGYLSCCRFLDDNQIVTSSGDTTCALWDIETGQQTTTFAGHTGDVMSLSLAPDSRLFVSGACDASAKLWDVREGMCRQTFTGHESDINAICFFPNGNAFATGSDDATCRLFDLRADQELMIYSHDNIICGITSVAFSKSGRLLLAGYDDFNCNVWDTLKADRAGVLAGHDNRVSCLGVTDDGMAVATGSWDSFLKIWN